In Longimicrobiales bacterium, the DNA window CTCCGCCCGCGGCATTACCAATCTGCACGTTCCGAGCGACATCATCATCGACGCATCCATGCCCCCGATGATCCGCGACGGCGGGCGCATGTGGAACGCGGCCGGCGAGCTCCAGGACTGCAAGGCCGTCGTTCCCGACTCCAGCTATGCCGGCATCTACCAGGCCGTGATCGATGACTGTCAGGCGCACGGCCAGTTCGATCCGTCCACCATGGGCAGTGTGCCCAATGTCGGGCTGATGGCGCAGAAGGCGGAGGAGTACGGCTCGCACGACAAGACTTTCGAGGTGCAGGCCGACGGCAGTGTACGCGTCGTCGATGACAGCGGTCGCACGCTTGCCGAGCACGCCGTCGAGTCCGGCGACATCTGGCGCGCGTGCCAGACGAAGGATGTCGCCGTACGTGACTGGGTGAAGCTGGCGGTGACGCGTGCGCGGGCCACGGGTGTACCGGCCATCTTCTGGCTGGATCGTACACGCGCCCATGACGCACAGGTGATCGCCAAGGTCGAGCGCTATCTGGCCGATCACGACGCGACGGGGTTGCAGATCGACGTGATGGCGCCCGCCGAGGCGATGCGGTTCTCGCTCGACCGCATACGTCGCGGCGCGGATACCATCTCGGTAACCGGCAACGTGCTCCGCGATTACCTCACGGACCTGTTCCCGATCCTGGAGATCGGCACCAGCGCGCGCATGCTTTCGATCGTACCGCTGCTGAACGGCGGCGGCCTGTTCGAGACGGGAGCGGGCGGTTCTGCACCGAAGCATGTGCAGCAGTTCCAGAAGGAGGGCCACCTGCGCTGGGACTCACTGGGCGAATACATGGCGCTGGCCGCATCGCTGCAGCACCTGGGCGAGCAATTCGACAATGCAGGTGCGCTCGTGCTCGGTGACGCCCTCGACCGCGCCACGGCCGCCTACCTTCGGAACGGACGCGAGCCATCACGGAAGGTGAACGAGATCGACAATCGCGGGAGCACGTTCTACCTGACGCTGTACTGGGCGCAGGCGCTCGCGGAGCAGGACCGCGACCCGGCGCTGGCAGAACGCTTCCGTCCCGTCGCCGGGGAGCTGACGGTGAACGAGGAGCGGATCGTGGCCGAGCTCAACGGTGCGCAGGGTCAGCCGCAGGACATCGGCGGATACTACATGCCGGACCCTGCGCGCGCCGGTGCGGCGATGCGCCCGAGTGAAACGCTGAACAGCGTGATCGATGCTCTGGAGGCCGAGACGGCGGGCAACGTCCCGGCGTGAGCGTTCCGCGTCCCGTTCCGTTACTTTTGCGTCATGACTGAAGAGAAGCACACCCCGCCCGGCAGCAGCGACGTGCTGCGGACGCTGCTCGGCGTTGCCGCCGCAATGATCATCATCGCGGGACTGCGGGCGGCGCAGCCGGTACTGGCGCCGCTGGCGCTGGCGGTGTTCCTCGTGGTGACGAGCCTGCCGATCCTGCGCGAGCTCAGACGCCAGCGCGTACCCGACCTGGTCGCGGTGCCGCTCGTGCTGCTGCTCATCGTGAGCGTCCTGATCGGCGTCGGGGCCATAGCCCTCAACTCCATCATGCAGATCCGCGATGCGCTACCGGACTATGTGGTGCGAATCACGCAGATGTATGAGGGCGTATTCGTCTGGCTCGGTGACCACCGCATCATCGATCCGGGGGCCGCCGCCGAGATCATGGTCAGTCCGCCCCAGCTGGTGGAGCTCGCTACAGGCTTCGTCCGCGGCTTTGCAGGTTTCATGTCGCTCATTGTGCTGGTCGCGCTCATCATGCTTTTCCTGCTCGCCGAGGCCGGCGGCGTACCGCGGAAGCTGCGCGCGGCCATGGGTCGCGACGATGCGGATCTCGGGCGCTACGGTCGTGTCATGTCCGAGATCCAGCGATACCTGGCCATCAAGACCGCGACCAGCATGTCTACGGGAATTCTCGTTGGACTGCTGACGCTGAGCCTCGGCGTAGATTTCGCCCTGTTCTGGGGCCTGACAGCTTTCCTGCTCAACTACATCCCGACGATCGGGTCGCTCATCGCCGCCATCCCCGCCATTCTGCTCGCGCTCGTTCAGCTCGGGCCGAGCGCTGCGATGCTCACCGCCACGGGGTACCTGGTCATCAACCTGGGCATCGGCAACCTCATCGAGCCGGCCGTGATGGGAAAGCGGCTCGACCTGTCGCCGCTCATCGTTCTGCTGTCACTGCTGTTCTGGGGATGGGTCTGGGGCCCGATCGGCATGCTGCTGTCCCTGCCGCTCACGATGGTCCTCAAGATCCTCTTCGAGAACACGCACGACCTGGCCTGGATCGCCATCCTCATGGGACCGGCCCGCGACCAGCGCGTCGCGGCGATTCCCCCGCCCACGCCGCGCCGCGCGGACGACGTCCTCACGTGAGTCACCCGGCCGGCGCCGGCCGGGCCGGACGACGCTGACGTGAACCGACGCCGCACAGAAGCATGTGCGGCGTCGGGTACGTTCTCACTCCTGCACAATGAACGGCAGCCGCACGGTGCCGAACTGCGTGCCGGAATCCGCATTGACCAGGTTGACCGTGAAATCCACCGATGTGATATCCAGATCTTCCACGTCCTCGAAGTACAGAAACCCCGTGATGCGTCCAGCGGGATCCAGCACACCCTCCGGCAGGGCCATGCTGATCATGTCCGCTGTCGGCAGCTCGATCTGCACCAGTGCCGGTACGTACGTGTCGTAATACAGCGGATCGAACACGAACGCCCGCGTCACCCGGCTGTAGCGCGGATAGTACCGCGACAGGTAGGGCGCCACGCGGAAGCCGGTCGCGCTGTACGCCGGCACGTCCACGGACTGCGCCACGGTCCCTTCCACACGGAACGGCGGAATGGCATGGTAGGTCTCACCATTCGATGCCACGAGCATGAGGTCGCTGTAGCGCAGGCGCAGCGGGTGTTCGCTGTCGTTCGTGATCTCGACGAGCAGAGGTATTGATTCCGCCTCCAGATTGCGCGGCTGACCGCGCCATGCACCCGCGCGCGCCTCAACCGTCACGCCCGCCTCGGTGGCCACGGCCCCGCTGCCGGGTCCGGGCGGCGCCGGCTGCGCCGTCGGTGCCGGTGCAAGGTCGGGACGGTTGGGAGCACATGACAGTGTCGTGACCATCAGGGCGGAGACGAACGCAGCGTTGTAGCGCATATTGCCCTCCGGGACGGGGGGCGGCAGATCCACCGATCATCGGTAATCCGACCCGCACGCCCTCGCACATCTGCTCACGGGGCGCGTCGCGACCACGTGGTCGCGTCACTCAACGCGCGGGGAGCGCCCCATGCCGCGCGCGTCGTAATCGCGGAGCCGATCAGCTGTTCGTGCGTTTCGCTCAGCGACGCTTAACTCATACCACAATGCGGCGGGTGACGGTGTAGTCCGATGGACGTATCCCGGCGGGGGAACTCCTGAGCGACGACGGCTGTGGGGCGGCAAGGGCTGGAAAGGCGGGTTTGAGC includes these proteins:
- a CDS encoding NADP-dependent isocitrate dehydrogenase; translation: MSVSPPIIYTWTDEAPALATHALLPVLRAFAGATAVPVETRDISLAGRILAAFPDYLDESQRVADDLAELGRIVDTPEANVIKLPNVSASLPQLKACVAELAAKGFALPAYPDEPATDEERDVRARYDRVKGSAVNPVLRQGNSDRRAPNAVKEFARSNPPRMMPWPAGSKTHVATMGEADFRSNEKSITLEAPTTVSIEHVADDGTVTVLKEGLKLEAGEVFDTSVMSRRRLVEFLREQVRDAKEGGVLFSLHLKATMMKVSDPIMFGHCVRVFFEDVFTRHAALLDELGVNPNNGFADLLAKLGELPEERRSEIESDIRAAYENGPAMAMVDSARGITNLHVPSDIIIDASMPPMIRDGGRMWNAAGELQDCKAVVPDSSYAGIYQAVIDDCQAHGQFDPSTMGSVPNVGLMAQKAEEYGSHDKTFEVQADGSVRVVDDSGRTLAEHAVESGDIWRACQTKDVAVRDWVKLAVTRARATGVPAIFWLDRTRAHDAQVIAKVERYLADHDATGLQIDVMAPAEAMRFSLDRIRRGADTISVTGNVLRDYLTDLFPILEIGTSARMLSIVPLLNGGGLFETGAGGSAPKHVQQFQKEGHLRWDSLGEYMALAASLQHLGEQFDNAGALVLGDALDRATAAYLRNGREPSRKVNEIDNRGSTFYLTLYWAQALAEQDRDPALAERFRPVAGELTVNEERIVAELNGAQGQPQDIGGYYMPDPARAGAAMRPSETLNSVIDALEAETAGNVPA
- a CDS encoding AI-2E family transporter, whose translation is MTEEKHTPPGSSDVLRTLLGVAAAMIIIAGLRAAQPVLAPLALAVFLVVTSLPILRELRRQRVPDLVAVPLVLLLIVSVLIGVGAIALNSIMQIRDALPDYVVRITQMYEGVFVWLGDHRIIDPGAAAEIMVSPPQLVELATGFVRGFAGFMSLIVLVALIMLFLLAEAGGVPRKLRAAMGRDDADLGRYGRVMSEIQRYLAIKTATSMSTGILVGLLTLSLGVDFALFWGLTAFLLNYIPTIGSLIAAIPAILLALVQLGPSAAMLTATGYLVINLGIGNLIEPAVMGKRLDLSPLIVLLSLLFWGWVWGPIGMLLSLPLTMVLKILFENTHDLAWIAILMGPARDQRVAAIPPPTPRRADDVLT